The Flavobacterium johnsoniae UW101 genomic interval GAAAAATAAAATTTGATGTACCACAAAATTTCTTTGAAGGCGATATTTTATCGATTACGGCTTTTGACCAATTTAATAAAGAAATTTATACCTGGACCTGGCCTATTCATAAAGCTGCTTTTTATGTTTCTAAATTTCTGGCGGTTCAAAATACAAAAGCAAAAGCTTCGGTAACTAAAACCGATTCTGAAATTACTTTAAAAGGAAATGATGTTACGGTAATTCTAAATACTGTGACAGGAGAAATTCAAAAAATAAGCAATAAAACGGCTGTGATTCCGCTTACGAATGGTCCTCGCCCTATTGGTATGAAAGCCAAATTAAAAGACATTCAGATTTCTCAGGAAGCTGAAAAAGCGGTTTGTATTGTAAATTATTCAGGCGGATTATCTTCTATAAAATGGATTATGGAAGCTGACGGAAGGTTTAAAATGGAGTTATTGGCTTTAAAAAATGCTTCTGGAGGCGAAGGTTTTGACGGTGCTTTTTTTGAGGATAAAATCAATTCTTTTGGTATTACGTTTCGTTTTCCTGAGCAAGAAGTTACAGGAATTAAATGGTTTGGAAGAGGTCCGTACAGAGTTTGGAAAAACAGAATTAAAGGAACCACATACGGATTTTGGGAGAAGGAATACAACAATACGATTACGGGAGAAAGTTTTGAAAACCTGATCTATCCTGAGTTTAAAGGGTATCACGCGAATTTATTGGGTGCCAGTTTAAAAGCCGGAACCTCATCGTTTAAGGTTTTCAGCGAATCTGATAATTTATTTTTGAGATTGTTTACACCTGATTTACCTAAAAATGGTTTTCCTGGAAGCTCTCCCCAGCCTGATTTTCCCGAAGGCGATATTTCGTTTATGTATGAAATTCCGGCTATGAGAGATTTTAAACCTTTGGAACAGCAAGGTCCGCAAAGCCAGCCCACAAACATCCGAATTAAAAAAGGCGACGATGGAATAAAAATGGATTTGTGGTTTGATTTTAGAAACTAAATTTTGCTTTAGGCTGAAAAAACACAATATCATTTAACCGCAAGGTTCGCAAAGCCTTGCGTGCTTTGCGCTATTTCAACAATAGTTAAAAAAAACTTTGCGAACCTTGCGGTTAAATAAAATCATTCCACAATTCACAACTCACAATTCACAACTCACAATTCATAATTCAAAAAATATGAAATCACTTAAACTACTTTTCTTTTTATTTCTGGCTGTATTATTCTTCAATTTTACACCAAAACAAGACAACAAACCCACTCTTTTTATGATTGGTGATTCTACTGTAAAAAACGGAAAAGGCAACGGCGCTGGCGGACTTTGGGGCTGGGGAGATTTTATTGGACAGTTTTTGGATACAACCAAAATTAATGTAGAAAATCATGCTTTGGGCGGTACCAGTAGCAGAACTTTTCAGGATAAAGGTTTGTGGAATGCCGTTTTAAATAAACTAAAAAAAGGTGATTATGTTTTAATTCAGTTTGGGCATAATGATGACGGACCTATAAATGACAGTCTGCGTGCACGCGGCACTATAAAAGGGATTGGAAACGAAACTCAGGAAATTGATAATATTCTCACGAAAAAACACGAAATCGTACACAGTTACGGCTGGTATATCCAGAAAGTAATTCGCGAAGCAAAATCAAAAGGCGCAATCCCGATTGTGTGTTCGCCAATTCCGAGAAATGACTGGAAAGATGGAAAAGTGCCCCGCAATGATACTTCATACGGTTTATGGGCGAAACAAATTGCCGAAAAAGAGAAAGTTACGTTCATCAATTTGAATGAGAAAATGGCGCTTGAAATGGAAAAATCAGGAGAAGAAAAAGTAACCGGAACTTATTTTTATAAAAAAGACCATACGCATACTTCTTCAAAAGGTGCAGTTTTGTCTGCTTCTATAATTATTGAGGAATTGAAAAACAGTAAAAATTCATTAAAAAATTATGTCCTGAAAAATTCAAAAATTGTGCTGCCAGTTAAAAATAAAGTCTTTTTAATTGGCGATTCTACTATGGCCGATAATGGAAATCCGGATGCTGTGGGCTGGGGCGTTGTGTTTCCTAAATATTGCGACACTACCCGAATTGAAGTAATAAATAAAGCAAAGGGCGGCCGAAGCAGCAGAACATTTGATTATGAAGGGCTTTGGGATGAAGTCAAAAATCAGTTACAGCCGGGAAATTTAGTTTTGATTCAGTTTGGGCATAATGATGCCGGCGCTGTTGACAAGGAAAAATTCAGAGGTTCTTTAAAAGGAATTGGCGATGAAACGCAGGAAGTGATTCGTCCTGATGGTTCAAAAGAAATCGTTCATACTTTTGGCTGGTACATGACGAAGTTTATTCGCGAAGCTAAAGCAAAAGGTGCGATTCCGATTGTTTTGAGCTTAACGCCAAGAAACGAATGGCCAAACGATAAAGTAGAGCGCAGAACGGATACTTATATTAAATGGTCTAAAGAAATTGCTGAGAAAGAAAACGTGTTTTATATTGACTTAAGCGAGGCTGTGGCTCAAAAATATGAGGCTTTGGGAAAAGAAAAGGTAAAAGTATTTTTCCCGAAAGATCATACGCATACAGGTATTGAAGGTGCTGATTTGAATGCTTTAACTGCAGCGGAATGTATTAAGAAGAATTATGAATTGTGAATTATGAATTGTTAATTATTAATTATAAATTGTCAATTATTAATTATGAACTTTGCGTTATTTAACTATATCTGAAAAAAACTGGTGTGCTTTGCGGTTAAGTAATGGAAATTAAAACAAAATTCTAATTCCACTTAAACCCATAAAAAAACCTCGTCGAGGGACGAGGTTTAGTTGTATTATTTTTTTGATTCTTCGATAGAAACTTTTCTGAACTCTTTCAAAAGTTTTTCGATTTCTAAAGTAGCTTTACGTGCTCTTGGTCCTGCAGCTTTGATACCTTTTTCAGTTAAAGATTCAGCTTCTGCTTTGAATGTTTCAATTTCGGCGTTGATTTTTACTAATAGATCTTTCATGCTTATAATTATTAAATTAAGGCGCAAAAATAGAAACTTGCCTGAGAGTTACAACATATTTGCTGTTAAAATTATCATTGTTTTTTAAGTCTAAATTTAACTAAAAGTTTACGCTTCAAATTTTTGAAAATTTTCCTTTTACAATAAACTATTAATCAGACATTTACTAACAAAATTAAGATCACAACCATTACTGAAGGCTTTACATTGAGGCATAAAATATTTTTTACTAAACTTTTAAAAGTGTTAAAAAACATAAGATTTTGGCTTAAAATCCTGTATACCGAATTGAGAATGTGCGGAAAAATTACTCGATTAACTGCTTATTTACATAGACATTCTTAAATTCAACTCCTTTTATTACGCTTTTATCAATATTCGTTTTTACAGTTTCGATATTTAAATTTTCAAATGTAAAATTGGTTAAACGAACATTTGGATCGTTCTCTACTCCGTAAAATGTTTCACATTTTAAGTTGATATTTTTCAACGTTACATTATCTCCGTAAGATAACGGAATATCAGGACGGCCTTTTAAATCAAAAAACTGTTTCCATGCAAAAATCGCCAAACCTGTTTTGGCCTGCCCTTTTATATCTTCTACTCGTATGTATTCGTATCGCTGCGGTGTATCAGGACGCATTTTAAGCCATAACATTCTCGAAGCTCCGTCTATCTTGCAGTTTCTCATAATTACATTTCGGTTATGAATCGATTCACTTCCGTTTGTTAAGGCTGAATGACAGAATCCGAAATTGCAGTCTTCTATAATAATATTCGAGTTAGGACCGTTGTTTTTATCCTGATCGGCATAAGGGCCTTTTCCTCCTTTTAAGGCAATAGCATCGTCGTTAACGGACATATAACAGCCTTTTACCAAAAAGTTATTGCAAATATCAATATCTATAGCATCTGTACTTGGTGCTTTAATTTCGATGTGCGGCGAAAAAATATACAAATCAAGCAGTTTCACATTATTGCATTTGTAAAAGTGATTGGTCCAGAAACCGGAATTGATCAGTTTTACATCCTGAAACTGTACGTTGTTGGAATTCCACACAAAAACTAATCTTGGTCTTGAAACTTCTAGATTGGTGCATTTTGGGTTTTCTTTGCGTCGTTCCCAAAAGGCTTCCCAATATTTTTTTCCGTTTCCGTTTATTGTTCCTTTTCCTGAAATTGAGAAATTATCAACGTTATAGGCATTTACAAGCGCAGGAAAATAATCCAGGTTCTGCCCTTCCATTCTTGATGGCATAATAGGGAAATCGGCAATATTATCTGATCCTTTTAAAACGCCTCCTTCTGATACATACAAAGCTGTTTTGGGTTTAAAAAATAAGGCACCGCTTAAAAAAACACCTTTAGGAATTACGATTACTCCTCCTCCATTTGCAGAAGCTTTATCGATTACTTTTTGTATGGCAGTGGTCTGGATTTTAGTACTGTCTTTACTTACTCCAAAATCTGTTATGGTGTATTTTTTTCCTAAATCTTTCAGCTGAATTTTAGAATAGTCTTTAAACCAATTGGAGATTGGGCTTCCGTCAGGAAATGTGTCATTAGTGTAATTCTGCGAAATTGCCGTTTGAGCAAAGGCAATAACACAGAATATGATTTTTAAGATGGTTTTCATTGGGTTAGTTGTTAGTTTTGTGGTTATTAAACCTTGCCTAAGTTTGAAACTTTGACAAGGTTTTACATTGGTGTTATCTCATTATTTTACCTCAACTTTTACTTTTGCAGATAATTGTTTGGCAAGAGTTGTTACATAACTGGTAAAATAAGCCGAATCTTTAAAACCTTTGTCTGCGCTTAATTCCCAGCCGGCTATTGGGTAATAACTTATCTGCTGGTTATTTTTAGCAGAAGTTTTTATTAAATACGAATCGGTCAGCTGTCCTTTTTTCGGTGCTTCTATATATCCTTTATAAAGATCTTTTGGAAATAATATCGCTGTTCCTAAAATCCATTGGCGTTCGTAGGTTAATTTATCATGCTGAATAAGACATACAAAATCTCCTGAGTCGATTACCTGCAGCGGATTTTGGTTGTTAATGTTAGAAAGGGTAATTAAAACGGTATCATTGTCTTTTAAACCGTTTACAGAAACGGTATTTTTATAACCGTACATTCCCGGCCAGATTGAAGCGGTTTCTTCAGCCTGGTATTTATTTCCTGAGGCTTCCCAATTTTCGTATTTATAATTTAAAACTGAATTTTCAGGGCCTTCGCTTACAATTTTAAAAGTCGTTTTCTCAATATTATTTACAGTATCGTTGGCAAGAATTCCTAACCGGTGTAATTTATTGTCGCTCGTTAATAAAGCAAAACCTCCTAATCCTGATGAGCTTCCTACCGGAAAAATGTCCCTGCCCCAGTCGAGCATTACGTGATAATTGTCTTCAACTTCTCCTTTGCTGTTTATCCCTACATCTTCTGGTGTAATTCCGGGTGTTTTTTTACCAAAAACGTCTTTACAGTTTCTTCCGTCCAGATAATGTCTGAAACCTACTTTATCATTTTCCCAAGTTGGTCCGTCGGTTTGGTATTTTTGGTAACCAAGTTTTTTAAGAACCTGATTTGCTAATAAAACTTCTTGAGTATCTGGATGAACCGGCAGATTTTTCCCTTCTCTTTTCCCAAATCTGGCACTTGTTCTTATCGTGAATTTCGGATCAGTATCTGACCAGCTCAAAACGGCTTTCTTTTCTTCTTTTGGAGCAAAATCAGTTACCAGAAACAATTCGTCCCATTTTCCATCGCCGTCTAAATCATTTACCTGAGCCGGAATTGTATCGTTTTTATAAATTAAAATTGGATATTTTCCTGAATCATTTTGTAAAGAAAGCTGTTTTCTTTTTATAGCAACTGCTTTTTGAGACAGCTCTAAGCTGGAAGTGTTTTTTAAGACAATTGTATTTCCCGTTTTTTTCTGCGCATTAACGTTTG includes:
- a CDS encoding rhamnogalacturonidase → MKTILKIIFCVIAFAQTAISQNYTNDTFPDGSPISNWFKDYSKIQLKDLGKKYTITDFGVSKDSTKIQTTAIQKVIDKASANGGGVIVIPKGVFLSGALFFKPKTALYVSEGGVLKGSDNIADFPIMPSRMEGQNLDYFPALVNAYNVDNFSISGKGTINGNGKKYWEAFWERRKENPKCTNLEVSRPRLVFVWNSNNVQFQDVKLINSGFWTNHFYKCNNVKLLDLYIFSPHIEIKAPSTDAIDIDICNNFLVKGCYMSVNDDAIALKGGKGPYADQDKNNGPNSNIIIEDCNFGFCHSALTNGSESIHNRNVIMRNCKIDGASRMLWLKMRPDTPQRYEYIRVEDIKGQAKTGLAIFAWKQFFDLKGRPDIPLSYGDNVTLKNINLKCETFYGVENDPNVRLTNFTFENLNIETVKTNIDKSVIKGVEFKNVYVNKQLIE
- a CDS encoding histone H1, producing MKDLLVKINAEIETFKAEAESLTEKGIKAAGPRARKATLEIEKLLKEFRKVSIEESKK
- a CDS encoding rhamnogalacturonan acetylesterase, coding for MKSLKLLFFLFLAVLFFNFTPKQDNKPTLFMIGDSTVKNGKGNGAGGLWGWGDFIGQFLDTTKINVENHALGGTSSRTFQDKGLWNAVLNKLKKGDYVLIQFGHNDDGPINDSLRARGTIKGIGNETQEIDNILTKKHEIVHSYGWYIQKVIREAKSKGAIPIVCSPIPRNDWKDGKVPRNDTSYGLWAKQIAEKEKVTFINLNEKMALEMEKSGEEKVTGTYFYKKDHTHTSSKGAVLSASIIIEELKNSKNSLKNYVLKNSKIVLPVKNKVFLIGDSTMADNGNPDAVGWGVVFPKYCDTTRIEVINKAKGGRSSRTFDYEGLWDEVKNQLQPGNLVLIQFGHNDAGAVDKEKFRGSLKGIGDETQEVIRPDGSKEIVHTFGWYMTKFIREAKAKGAIPIVLSLTPRNEWPNDKVERRTDTYIKWSKEIAEKENVFYIDLSEAVAQKYEALGKEKVKVFFPKDHTHTGIEGADLNALTAAECIKKNYEL
- a CDS encoding DUF4861 domain-containing protein, which produces MKGTIKLYVPIAFSMLVFANVNAQKKTGNTIVLKNTSSLELSQKAVAIKRKQLSLQNDSGKYPILIYKNDTIPAQVNDLDGDGKWDELFLVTDFAPKEEKKAVLSWSDTDPKFTIRTSARFGKREGKNLPVHPDTQEVLLANQVLKKLGYQKYQTDGPTWENDKVGFRHYLDGRNCKDVFGKKTPGITPEDVGINSKGEVEDNYHVMLDWGRDIFPVGSSSGLGGFALLTSDNKLHRLGILANDTVNNIEKTTFKIVSEGPENSVLNYKYENWEASGNKYQAEETASIWPGMYGYKNTVSVNGLKDNDTVLITLSNINNQNPLQVIDSGDFVCLIQHDKLTYERQWILGTAILFPKDLYKGYIEAPKKGQLTDSYLIKTSAKNNQQISYYPIAGWELSADKGFKDSAYFTSYVTTLAKQLSAKVKVEVK